The genomic interval GCTTTCGAGGTAAAGGGCAGGCTTGTTGCCTTCTATCCGGTACACCTTACCTGCACGGGTATCGGTTACGTAAATTGTTCCTTTTGAATCTATTGCCAGGTCGTTCAACATTACAGCTCCTTCTACCGGAATTCGTTTTACCACCATTGCAGTTTTAGGGTCAACAACAGCCACAGCTGTTGTTTCGGCTGTATAAAAAAACCCGTTGTACAAAGCCGAGCCTTTATTGGATAAGAGCCCGGTTACCCAATCCTTCTGTATAATCTTTCCGGAGGTATCCAAAAGGACGATGGCACCCGCATTCATGCTGGAAGCATACAAGGTGTTTGATGTCGAATCATAAAGAACAGACTCCGGTCCTTTCAGGCTAAGCGAATCGGACTCCCAAACCTTTTCCAGCGTCATCTTTTTCGTTATCCGGAGCGGTCGTATAAGCCTGGAAAAAGTAAGTGACCCCATTTTCCAGCCACTTTTTTCCTTCAGGTACACTTCTGTAACCAGAAACGGATTGGCCACTTCATTCCCGCCCACCACGGCCACCAGGTCGATGTCGTTTAGCAAAATTGCCGTGTTGCCAATTATATTCACAGTCACTGAATAAACCTGAGCTTTCTTGTACCAAATAGTACCGCTTTTGATAACCTCTAATTCCTGGTCTTTTCCCCAGCTTCCACCCATGTGTACGAACATGGATTTTTCATGAAACAAGGCCGATAGGGGTTCCATATTCTTATTGGCCATCCAATTCCACTTGGCATTTGACAGCTTGATGAGTTCCTGTTCTGACCTGCTGTATTTCTCCTTTGAAACGCTGTCACCTGCTGATTGTGCAAAGGCGGATGGTTTACCGGCCAGTAAAAGAAAAAGCCCAATGAGAGGTAATTTCATATGTATCGCTTCTTTTCGTTTTAAAATCGCTCTTTCCAGTTATTTTTTTATGGGTGCTTCCACGCCGGAGAAAGCCAATATCGCATCCGGCAGACGCTGCCCCTTGATTTCAATGTCTCTGACTGCTGCGTTTAAAACTGTCAATTCTTCGTCCGTAAATTTTATGGTGTGTGCACGACTGTTCTGTTTCATGTGCGTCATGCTGGTTGTTCCGGGTATGGGAACAATCCAAGGCTTTTGAGCCATTAACCAGGCAAGGGCAATCTGTGCCGGAGCAGCACCTTTGCGCTCCGCCCAGGTCTTTATCAAGTCCACCAGCTTTAAATTCTGCGGTAAATTTTCCGGTGCGTACCTCGTGGTGCCTGCCCGTATGTCACCAGGAGCAAATCTCGTGTTGGCATCTATCCAACCAGTCAGCAATTGGCAAGCGAGCGGCCACCAGGGAACAAAGCCAATGCCTAACTCTTCGCACAGCGGTATCACCTCCTTCTCAGGCTCCCGCCATATCATCGAGTATTCGTTTTGTATAGCGGTTAGTGGCAGTGTAGCATGAGCCCTCCGTATTGTTTGCAGTCCCGGCTCGGATAACCCCCAATGAAGTACCTTGCCTGCATCCATCAGGTCTTTAACTGCGCCAGCAACATCCTCAATGGGCACATCTGGGTCTACCCGGTGCTGGTACACCAAATCAATACGGTCGGTACGGAGCCGTTTGAGTGAACCCTCAACCGCAAGCCTGATATGCTCCGGCTTGCTATTGTGCCCAGGAAGCCGCCTGCCGGTTTCGAGGTCAATGTTCCAGCCAAATTTGGAAGTAATCACCACTTTGTTCCGAAAAGATTGAATGGCCTCACCCAGTATCCGTTCATTTTCGTGCGGGCCGTAGGCTTCTGCACAATCAAAAAATGTGACGCCCTGGTCATAAGCAGCCCGTAGAATTTCAATCATTTCAGGACGATAAGGCACTTGTGTGTGGAATTGTCGATGCATATTCTGAACACCCATTCCAATGCTTGACACTTCGAGCTTCCCCAGCTTACGCTTGTCAAAAAGCTTGGCCGGTTGATTGCCGGAAATATTAGTTTGGCTGTTTGTCTGCACAGAACAAGCGGTAGGCATCAAGGCCCCACCTGCAAGTACTAAACTTGTTTTAAAAAGGTCACGGCGG from Chitinophagales bacterium carries:
- a CDS encoding DUF4440 domain-containing protein; the protein is MKLPLIGLFLLLAGKPSAFAQSAGDSVSKEKYSRSEQELIKLSNAKWNWMANKNMEPLSALFHEKSMFVHMGGSWGKDQELEVIKSGTIWYKKAQVYSVTVNIIGNTAILLNDIDLVAVVGGNEVANPFLVTEVYLKEKSGWKMGSLTFSRLIRPLRITKKMTLEKVWESDSLSLKGPESVLYDSTSNTLYASSMNAGAIVLLDTSGKIIQKDWVTGLLSNKGSALYNGFFYTAETTAVAVVDPKTAMVVKRIPVEGAVMLNDLAIDSKGTIYVTDTRAGKVYRIEGNKPALYLESMSGANGLLTVGTDLFVLTSTSFLKVDVSKSVTTIADDFESGLDGIVMLAENEFVISNYRGILYHVKTDGTKQILLDTRANGIMSNDISFNSKTKTLYVPSFRTNQVIAYKVQYFY
- a CDS encoding aldo/keto reductase, which translates into the protein MPTACSVQTNSQTNISGNQPAKLFDKRKLGKLEVSSIGMGVQNMHRQFHTQVPYRPEMIEILRAAYDQGVTFFDCAEAYGPHENERILGEAIQSFRNKVVITSKFGWNIDLETGRRLPGHNSKPEHIRLAVEGSLKRLRTDRIDLVYQHRVDPDVPIEDVAGAVKDLMDAGKVLHWGLSEPGLQTIRRAHATLPLTAIQNEYSMIWREPEKEVIPLCEELGIGFVPWWPLACQLLTGWIDANTRFAPGDIRAGTTRYAPENLPQNLKLVDLIKTWAERKGAAPAQIALAWLMAQKPWIVPIPGTTSMTHMKQNSRAHTIKFTDEELTVLNAAVRDIEIKGQRLPDAILAFSGVEAPIKK